A stretch of DNA from Malus sylvestris chromosome 9, drMalSylv7.2, whole genome shotgun sequence:
GATGACATTAAAGTTCCTCGTTAAAAAGTACTTTTAGAAGATTTCTTGAAACAACATTTGGCACGTGATGAAACATGTATGATCCATAAAAATTTCAAACCTTTTATAGAATATTTATCACTCAAGATCCTTGATGTTTTGTCAACTCATCAGTTTGTCCTTTATATTTCAAACTCATCACTTTCGTACCTAATCTCTTGCTTTAGTCATCAATGTTGTCCTTCCAACTCCGTCAAAAAATCCGTTGGTGTGTTGACTTGgcattcattttattttaccaGTCGTTGGACCTTTTGGGCCGCGGAACATGATAAGTGTCTGGGGCCGACGTGAGACATGGATATCGTAAGATGGGCTTTTTTTATCCAAACCAACGAAAGGGCAGCGGAAAGCGGGAGAGAGGCACAGATGTCGTCCTTCCCTCGAAAGCCAAAATATTTTAAGATAGagacagacacacacacagagtTTTAGGCTGAGAAGTCAAGAGAGAAGGAGactaagagagagaaagcttcggggggagagagagagggagaggggtaGAATGggaaaccaaaagcaaaagtgGACGGCGGCGGAGGAAGAAGCCCTACTCGCCGGAGTAGCGAAGCACGGACCAGGCAAGTGGAAGAACATCATCAAAGATCCCGAATGCGCCCCTTTCCTAATTCACCGCTCCAATATCGACCTCAAGGTTCCCTCCTATTTACATCTATTGCCACCTGTTCATCTTACTAAAAAGAAAAGTTCACTCTTTCCtcagttttcttatttttttagctAAATTTTGAAGTTGAAAAAATGAAACTGTCAAAAGTAAagtgccattttttttttcaaaaaaaaaaagaaaaaaaaagctgagttGATGGTGGTTGAACTGTTAGGCAGATATATTATTCATTGAGTTTCTGAGAAATATGCAATTTCCTGCTTAGAAAACCCTAGGTCTCCCAATTTTTGCTTGAAATTGACCAAAAATAATCAGCAATTGATACAGACaaatatgcatgcatgtattttttgtatatatgtatatatatacacacatatatacaatgacacacacacacacatataattgtatatgaagaaaccctagttttggttTTGTCTAATCTGCATTTGCTATGGGTGTCTTGGCTGCTTCAGTAAATGAATTGATGATTTTGGTCCTTTCTTTTGCAACGTTATTTCCTTGTCTCGATTTTCGCTTGCGAATCAGGATAAGTGGAGGAACTTGGGTGTTAATTCTTGTGGACATGGTTCTAAGGAAAGACCAAGGGCTACAAAGATTAGAAAGGTTGTGGGTACCCAGCATGACATTGTTCAGAGCCCTGCTTCTGCTGCTTCAGTTCGACCCAATGCATCTCTCGTTGCTGTCACAAACGATGCTTTGAGTACAGCATCtgatgggaaaaatgctccaaGGTGTGTGCTTTTGTGATCCTGATGTTGTCAGGCCTTTAGATGGTGTGCTTCATATTTCTTTTTGATATCGCTTCTTTAGAACAAAATTCCGGTTGAAATGAACATGATGTTGGGGCCGTTTGAATTGAAGTAGAAGGGGTGTTTGCAAATGTATGGTATGTCATGTCAACCGATGTTTAGGATATAGGATTCAAAGATGGAGAGAAAAAACTCCTGAATCCCGACATGCTATGAAGAGCTCTTTCAGTTTTTCCTCTTTTCAGACAACTGGAATTAAGAATTGAAATACGTTGTTTTTCCTAGAGAGCGGTTGAAACACAGTTCCAGGGACATAGAGATCTTTGAAAAATGCCAAACGTACCAAAATTTCTCAAACTAGACCCATTGTTGACCTTTTGTGTGATCTGATACAGTATGGTAGGAGGACATAGTAAAGCACTACAGTAGATAGTGAGGTATTTACTGCGGGTGCAGTACATTTGTATAGAACAGATGCTGCCTCCATTGTGATAGACATTAAAGTTTAGTTTGTTCTAGCTAGTGTAATTTCTCTGTACTATTTACAACGATTCAAAATTTGTCCGTTTAGGCTTTCACTCGTTCAACCATTCACTAATTTATACTGTTTTCACAGTTGGTATCCACAGTTATTAATGTCTTTCTTCTACATTATGGATAAACTTTGTAGAGCTTTTTGTTTAAGTCATCTGCAGGGTACTTGATctgttcatttattttttcttatttttaaacaattttcgACAGGTATGATGCAATGATTTTTGAGGCCCTTTTAACGATGAAAGATAAGGATGGATCTACTATAGGTGCCATTCTTAACTATATTGAGGTCAGATGGAGGTCTTTTGTTATGTATTATTAAAAATATCTGATTAGTTCGATTTATTATGAAATATATGTATTAGGTTGTTGAATGTCCGTAGCTTAGTTGGGAAACCTGCTGcagaattatgaaaaaaaatcttGCATAGCATAAATCCTTTCACTACATATATTCAGACATTCAAAGTTAAAATTTTGTTGCACAAACCAAAGACGAGCCACGGAAGGTTGAGAACATATTAATATATTATATGTTAGTTTCATTAACCTTCCATCGGATTACCAGTTGACTTTCTGAAGGAGAAAAACCCTTGGACCCAACTATTATTACACCCGACTGTTAGCAGCATGAGTGAGGGGTTTGTTTT
This window harbors:
- the LOC126581912 gene encoding telomere repeat-binding factor 4 produces the protein MGNQKQKWTAAEEEALLAGVAKHGPGKWKNIIKDPECAPFLIHRSNIDLKDKWRNLGVNSCGHGSKERPRATKIRKVVGTQHDIVQSPASAASVRPNASLVAVTNDALSTASDGKNAPRYDAMIFEALLTMKDKDGSTIGAILNYIEQRHEVPVPANFRRVLGTRLRQLAMQGKLDKAQNGYKIKKDVTLVAETPISTPDQKEVRLWKLQNYVPMISTETVKDAADNAAYKLVDADNKCFLATQAMKEAERVSMMAEDTDSMLLLMEEIYEQCLRGEVVALA